A DNA window from Malus domestica chromosome 12, GDT2T_hap1 contains the following coding sequences:
- the LOC103413850 gene encoding uncharacterized protein isoform X1: protein MPKIQMANLMLDDDAFLASVETQPHSPFGVVAQNDSFATNQPHATCSGNALSSGSTSLSATTRKKNRGVNRIRWGRGRREKLNFNKYGQAISPRDNVARYGRYIAMLARDDGLIPIDSPDWRKLDSSKLDRVWSLVQATIDWTNPRAAGKEEKVKGIVETKIHDRFRTWRGKLRKLYYVPFENSEQRKHCNDARVIQTQWQALVAQWDKMENKRRCATNAKNRKMLKTSHTTGTTTFAQIRNDYAEEHDGNEPDRVTFFKMTHTRGPKQLPVDDESGRMMLAFENLEVEVCERGEEITTEVRNRIFAEVMGPEKRNHVRGFGLGVGWADVPGIITEQRGISREVKYLREAYEAQKQVTAAAEEKMTRMMHEANEKAEKMKKEQEESIQRLRAEQEENLRLAKVQMAEQLKAMLAHVGINIGSFGVGALQSTSTQQQGCGSSHPQISTLFEGGNDKNVQCGPPVSSAMMHEDCQSENAG, encoded by the exons ATGCCCAAAATACAG ATGGCTAATCTGATGCTTGATGATGATGCATTTTTGGCATCTGTGGAAACTCAGCCACACTCCCCATTTGGTGTAGTTGCTCAAAATGATTCATTTGCAACCAACCAACCCCATGCGACATGTAGTGGAAATGCGCTATCAAGTGGCTCAACTTCTTTGTCAGCCACAACTCGAAAGAAGAATAGGGGAGTTAACAGAATACGGTGGGGCAGGGGGAGGCGTGAAAAGTTGAACTTCAACAAATATGGTCAAGCTATTTCTCCTCGTGACAATGTGGCCAGATATGGCCGCTACATAGCCATGTTGGCTCGTGATGATGGATTGATCCCAATTGATTCACCTGATTGGCGCAAACTAGATTCTTCAAAACTTGATCGAGTGTGGTCATTGGTCCAG GCCACTATAGACTGGACAAATCCAAGAGCTGCTGGCAAAGAGGAGAAAGTCAAGGGTATTGTGGAAACGAAAATACATGATCGTTTCAGGACATGGAGGGGTAAACTCCGTAAGTTGTATTATGTTCCCTTTGAGAACTCCGAGCAAAGAAAGCACTGCAATGATGCTAGGGTAATCCAGACACAATGGCAAGCCTTGGTAGCTCAGTGGGATAAAATGGAAAATAAG CGGAGATGTGCAACTAATGCCAAGAATCGAAAAATGTTAAAGACGAGTCACACAACTGGGACAACAACTTTTGCTCAAATACGGAATGATTAT GCTGAAGAACATGATGGAAATGAACCTGATCGTGTGACTTTTTTCAAAATGACACACACAAGAGGACCTAAGCAACTCCCAGTTGATGATGAATCTGGCAGAATGATG TTGGCATTTGAAAATCTGGAAGTGGAGGTTTGTGAGCGTGGTGAAGAGATAACAACAGAGGTTCGAAATAGGATTTTTGCAGAAGTGATGGGGCCAGAGAAGCGAAATCACGTGCGCGGCTTTGGCCTTGGAGTTGGTTGGGCAGATGTACCAGGAATTATTACTGAGCAGCGAGGTATTTCTAGGGAAGTGAAGTATCTTCGGGAAGCTTATGAAGCTCAGAAACAAGTCACTGCTGCTGCGGAAGAAAAAATGACTCGTATGATGCATGAGGCAAATGAGAAAgcagaaaagatgaaaaaagagCAAGAAGAAAGCATACAAAGGCTTAGAGCCGAACAAGAGGAGAATTTGAGATTAGCAAAGGTGCAAATGGCTGAGCAATTGAAAGCCATGTTGGCACATGTGGGCATCAACATTGGTTCATTTGGAGTAGGTGCTCTACAAAGTACTTCAACTCAGCAGCAAGGGTGTGGAAGCTCACACCCTCAGATTTCAACGCTTTTCGAAGGTGGAAATGACAAGAATGTGCAGTGTGGACCTCCAGTTTCTAGCGCTATGATGCATGAGGACTGCCAAAGTGAGAATGCTGGTTAG
- the LOC114825508 gene encoding uncharacterized protein, giving the protein MNKEWVHLNRTTNEYLIGRRAFISNALDVAALQGKIKCPCRRCCNMFYRDPFEVDEHLYVEGMDPHYIDIPWVEHGEQVHTSDNISSPTTEALNERSPENFMAAMLHDVFSNHVHMDESDHVAESSSACDETTDNGQFDNILREADGELYPGSRKKKLDFVVKLYQSKLLYGMSDAVFGSVLALIREHFPMCETLPPNLYYTKKIIRALGLDYQNIDACRNNCMLFWKEHVNAIVCAKCGASRYKQRKGNSGTIQCTKVPKKVLRYFPIGPRLQRLYMSRYTAESMIWHSEIRTDDGVLRHPADSPAWKHLDNTYPDFASECRNVRLGLASDGFNPFGKKSPGDVIDVFLQPLIDDLRHLWMTGLRTFDSHHQETFTMRAALLWTINDFPAYAMLSGWSTSGEKACPTCSDDTDSLWLKHGKKFAFMGHRRWLPMSHRYWRHKKTFNGSQEFRNPPKPRSAMDCLLEVTGLTFRFGKGARVSGRKRGWNDDGHVRGQWTKKTIFFELPYWKDLLLRHNLDVMHIERNVAENVIGTLLEIEGKTKDGIRARADLVELGIRHDLHPRADGARTKLPAAEYNMKPGEKRMLCQVLESIRVPDNYSSNISNCVNIQEKKLIGLKSHDYHMLMQVFLPIAIRKVLPKSVIIVLLELSRFFRQLCSKTGTEELFNGLSKSIALTLCHLEKLFPPSFFTVMVHLIIHLADEAAVAGPVPYRWMYPIERYLHLLKSYVRNKSQPEGCIAVAVNLDECVSFCSMYMEDSVVTRRNRPGRNYDVMQGDARQGLPLFGSQGKPASAVETVLLERPRFEMAHRYVLVNYPQMAEYLRRHMSDVISTRGRRTTIYDAEREALDSFPQWCRDNVHNIGANDEVAIKDDIRALAAGPMQWVNRYTTYIMNGNRFKVASADRHARTQNSGVFLASEVSSFATTVDRNPRYGDVDYYGVVTDIIELDYHNGRKVMLFECDWFDVKSKGFRTKKDEYGFTLVNCEHRLPPDDSFILGSQATQVFYVQDPIDTDWYVATKTKPRDVYNMLDTDIEDLNTAQDIGNTSGDDDMVQTRPDVVEIVVAERLSDLNIVLLLYGRRPEFEWPLLQNLSLERQNKVIPPSLEQQNTVIPPLERLNILIPPSLERLNIVIPPSLERQNTVIPPLERLNIVIPPSLERPPLERLNIVIPPSLERQNTVIPPLERLNIVIPPSLERQNTVILKVLDFSLSFMVQFPPPNSKNWLSTTAIHNCAH; this is encoded by the exons ATGAACAAAGAATGGGTGCATCTGAATAGGACGACCAATGAATACTTGATTGGCAGGCGTGCATTCATCAGTAACGCTTTAGACGTTGCTGCCCTTCAAGGAAAAATTAAGTGCCCCTGTCGGCGTTGTTGCAATATGTTTTATCGTGATCCATTTGAAGTCGATGAACACCTCTATGTCGAAGGTATGGATCCCCATTACATAGATATACCTTGGGTTGAACATGGCGAACAGGTGCATACTTCTGATAACATATCAAGTCCAACTACTGAAGCTCTTAATGAAAGAAGCCCCGAAAATTTCATGGCAGCGATGCTTCATGATGTTTTCAGTAACCATGTGCATATGGATGAGTCAGACCATGTTGCTGAATCTTCTTCTGCGTGTGATGAAACAACTGATAATGGCCAATTCGACAACATTCTACGAGAAGCAGATGGAGAATTATATCCAGGTAGTAGGAAGAAAAAGTTGGATTTTGTGGTGAAATTATATCAATCAAAATTGTTATATGGAATGAGTGATGCTGTATTTGGTTCAGTGTTGGCACTAATAAGAGAGCATTTTCCTATGTGCGAGACTCTTCCTCCAAATTTGTACTATACAAAGAAGATTATCCGGGCTTTAGGGTTGGATTACCAAAACATAGATGCGTGTCGAAATAATTGCATGCTATTCTGGAAAGAGCATGTAAATGCCATCGTTTGTGCAAAGTGTGGTGCTAGTAGATATAAGCAGAGGAAGGGAAATTCAGGAACGATCCAATGTACGAAGGTACCAAAAAAGGTTTTACGCTACTTTCCCATAGGTCCTAGACTACAAAGGTTGTACATGTCTCGTTACACAGCTGAGTCAATGATATGGCATTCAGAGATTAGAACTGACGATGGTGTTTTGAGGCACCCTGCTGATTCTCCGGCTTGGAAGCATTTGGATAATACATATCCAGATTTTGCAAGTGAGTGTCGCAATGTCCGTCTTGGGCTTGCAAGCGACGGATTCAATCCGTTTG GCAAAAAAAGTCCCGGTGATGTAATTGATGTTTTCCTGCAGCCGCTAATTGATGACTTACGACATTTGTGGATGACAGGTTTGCGAACATTTGATAGTCACCATCAAGAAACCTTCACCATGCGTGCTGCATTGTTGTGGACTATCAATGACTTTCCTGCTTATGCCATGCTCTCAGGGTGGAGCACTAGTGGTGAGAAAGCTTGTCCGACTTGCAGTGATGACACCGATTCTTTATGGCTTAAGCATGGGAAAAAGTTTGCATTCATGGGACATAGACGATGGCTCCCGATGTCACACAGGTACTGGAGACATAAAAAAACTTTTAACGGATCTCAAGAATTTCGAAACCCCCCTAAACCAAGAAGTGCCATGGATTGTTTATTGGAAGTGACGGGATTGACCTTCAGATTTGGCAAGGGTGCAAGGGTAAGTGGTCGTAAGCGGGGGTGGAATGATGATGGACACGTACGTGGTCAGTGGACAAAAAAGACAATATTCTTTGAATTGCCTTATTGGAAGGATCTCCTACTACGGCATAACTTGGATGTCATGCATATAGAGAGAAATGTAGCTGAaaatgttattggcactctTTTGGAAATTGAAGGGAAAACTAAAGATGGTATTAGGGCAAGGGCTGATCTCGTAGAGTTAGGCATTAGGCATGATCTCCACCCACGGGCAGATGGTGCCCGTACAAAGCTTCCAGCGGCGGAATACAATATGAAACCTGGGGAGAAAAGAATGTTGTGCCAGGTTTTGGAATCAATTCGGGTGCCAGACAACTACTCTTCTAATATCAGCAACTGTGTTAATATTCAAGAAAAGAagttaattggattgaaaagccACGATTATCATATGCTGATGCAGGTCTTCCTCCCTATTGCAATACGAAAAGTGTTACCGAAATCGGTTATTATAGTGTTGTTAGAGTTGAGCAGATTTTTTCGCCAACTTTGTTCAAAAACTGGAACTGAAGAATTGTTCAATGGCTTGTCAAAAAGCATTGCCTTAACTCTATGCCATCTGGAGAAGTTATTTCCGCCATCATTCTTTACCGTTATGGTACACTTGATAATTCACCTTGCGGATGAAGCTGCTGTTGCTGGCCCGGTCCCATACCGATGGATGTACCCCATTGAAAG GTACCTACATCTTCTAAAATCGTATGTGCGCAACAAGAGTCAACCAGAAGGATGTATTGCAGTGGCTGTTAATCTAGATGAGTGTGTATCATTTTGCTCCATGTACATGGAGGACTCTGTTGTTACCCGTCGCAATAGGCCTGGACGTAACTATGATGTGATGCAAGGTGATGCACGGCAAGGACTTCCTTTATTTGGTAGCCAAGGCAAACCAGCAAGTGCTGTTGAAACTGTTTTACTAGAACGTCCGAGGTTTGAAATGGCTCATCGCTATGTCCTTGTAAATTATCCGCAAATGGCAGAATACTTAAG GAGACATATGTCAGATGTAATTTCCACTCGTGGCAGAAGAACTACCATATATGATGCAGAAAGAGAAGCTTTAGATAGTTTCCCTCAATGGTGTCGGGATAAT GTACATAATATAGGGGCGAATGATGAGGTAGCTATTAAAGACGATATACGTGCATTGGCTGCTGGACCGATGCAGTGGGTAAACCGTTATACCACGTACATCATGAATGGAAATCGATTTAAGGTTGCTTCTGCTGATCGACATGCACGAACCCAAAATAGTGGTGTTTTTTTAGCATCAGAAGTTAGTAGTTTTGCTACTACCGTCGATAGGAATCCAAGGTATGGAGATGTAGATTATTATGGTGTTGTGACAGATATCATTGAGTTAGATTATCACAATGGTCGGAAGGTTATGCtatttgaatgtgattggtttgATGTCAAGAGCAAAGGGTTTCGTACTAAGAAGGATGAGTATGGGTTCACTTTAGTTAATTGTGAACATCGTTTACCTCCGGATGACTCATTCATACTGGGGTCACAAGCAACGCAAGTATTTTATGTTCAAGATCCTATTGACACTGATTGGTATGTTGCTACCAAGACAAAGCCACGAGATGTTTACAACATGCTCGATACAGATATAGAAGACCTCAACACAGCACAAGATATAGGAAACACGTCAGGGGATGATGATATGGTTCAAACAAGACCGGATGTTGTAGAAATTGTTGTTGCGGAACGATTATCAGACTT GAACATTGTTTTGCTACTATATGGTAGAAGACCAGAGTTCGAATGGCCCCTCCTAC AGAATCTGTCGCTTGAGCGGCAGAATAAAGTAATACCACCTTCACTTGAGCAGCAGAATACAGTAATACCACCGCTTGAGCGGCTGAACATACTTATACCACCTTCGCTTGAGCGGTTGAACATAGTTATACCACCTTCGCTTGAGCGGCAGAATACAGTAATACCACCGCTTGAGCGGCTGAACATAGTTATACCACCTTCGCTTGAGCGGCCACCGCTTGAGCGGCTGAACATAGTTATACCACCTTCGCTTGAGCGGCAGAATACAGTAATACCACCGCTTGAGCGGCTGAACATAGTTATACCACCTTCGCTTGAGCGACAGAATACAGTAATATTAAAGGTTTTGGACTTCTCCCTCTCTTTTATGGTGCAATTCCCACCACCAAATTCAAAAAATTGGCTTTCCACCACTGCAATACACAATTGTGCCCACTAA
- the LOC103413850 gene encoding uncharacterized protein isoform X2, with protein MANLMLDDDAFLASVETQPHSPFGVVAQNDSFATNQPHATCSGNALSSGSTSLSATTRKKNRGVNRIRWGRGRREKLNFNKYGQAISPRDNVARYGRYIAMLARDDGLIPIDSPDWRKLDSSKLDRVWSLVQATIDWTNPRAAGKEEKVKGIVETKIHDRFRTWRGKLRKLYYVPFENSEQRKHCNDARVIQTQWQALVAQWDKMENKRRCATNAKNRKMLKTSHTTGTTTFAQIRNDYAEEHDGNEPDRVTFFKMTHTRGPKQLPVDDESGRMMLAFENLEVEVCERGEEITTEVRNRIFAEVMGPEKRNHVRGFGLGVGWADVPGIITEQRGISREVKYLREAYEAQKQVTAAAEEKMTRMMHEANEKAEKMKKEQEESIQRLRAEQEENLRLAKVQMAEQLKAMLAHVGINIGSFGVGALQSTSTQQQGCGSSHPQISTLFEGGNDKNVQCGPPVSSAMMHEDCQSENAG; from the exons ATGGCTAATCTGATGCTTGATGATGATGCATTTTTGGCATCTGTGGAAACTCAGCCACACTCCCCATTTGGTGTAGTTGCTCAAAATGATTCATTTGCAACCAACCAACCCCATGCGACATGTAGTGGAAATGCGCTATCAAGTGGCTCAACTTCTTTGTCAGCCACAACTCGAAAGAAGAATAGGGGAGTTAACAGAATACGGTGGGGCAGGGGGAGGCGTGAAAAGTTGAACTTCAACAAATATGGTCAAGCTATTTCTCCTCGTGACAATGTGGCCAGATATGGCCGCTACATAGCCATGTTGGCTCGTGATGATGGATTGATCCCAATTGATTCACCTGATTGGCGCAAACTAGATTCTTCAAAACTTGATCGAGTGTGGTCATTGGTCCAG GCCACTATAGACTGGACAAATCCAAGAGCTGCTGGCAAAGAGGAGAAAGTCAAGGGTATTGTGGAAACGAAAATACATGATCGTTTCAGGACATGGAGGGGTAAACTCCGTAAGTTGTATTATGTTCCCTTTGAGAACTCCGAGCAAAGAAAGCACTGCAATGATGCTAGGGTAATCCAGACACAATGGCAAGCCTTGGTAGCTCAGTGGGATAAAATGGAAAATAAG CGGAGATGTGCAACTAATGCCAAGAATCGAAAAATGTTAAAGACGAGTCACACAACTGGGACAACAACTTTTGCTCAAATACGGAATGATTAT GCTGAAGAACATGATGGAAATGAACCTGATCGTGTGACTTTTTTCAAAATGACACACACAAGAGGACCTAAGCAACTCCCAGTTGATGATGAATCTGGCAGAATGATG TTGGCATTTGAAAATCTGGAAGTGGAGGTTTGTGAGCGTGGTGAAGAGATAACAACAGAGGTTCGAAATAGGATTTTTGCAGAAGTGATGGGGCCAGAGAAGCGAAATCACGTGCGCGGCTTTGGCCTTGGAGTTGGTTGGGCAGATGTACCAGGAATTATTACTGAGCAGCGAGGTATTTCTAGGGAAGTGAAGTATCTTCGGGAAGCTTATGAAGCTCAGAAACAAGTCACTGCTGCTGCGGAAGAAAAAATGACTCGTATGATGCATGAGGCAAATGAGAAAgcagaaaagatgaaaaaagagCAAGAAGAAAGCATACAAAGGCTTAGAGCCGAACAAGAGGAGAATTTGAGATTAGCAAAGGTGCAAATGGCTGAGCAATTGAAAGCCATGTTGGCACATGTGGGCATCAACATTGGTTCATTTGGAGTAGGTGCTCTACAAAGTACTTCAACTCAGCAGCAAGGGTGTGGAAGCTCACACCCTCAGATTTCAACGCTTTTCGAAGGTGGAAATGACAAGAATGTGCAGTGTGGACCTCCAGTTTCTAGCGCTATGATGCATGAGGACTGCCAAAGTGAGAATGCTGGTTAG